Genomic window (Bombyx mori chromosome 9, ASM3026992v2):
TCATCTCTACCCCTTCTACTCTGTCCGAGTTTTGAACCCCTATatagatcggacgtcgggtgagagagtTCCAGGGAGGTCGTTTGGTGGATAGGGCCCCATAAACATCCTTGATCTCATGGTCTACTCCTAAAATCTGCAGACCGTGAAATCCCATATGCCCCACGCATCCCCTAGGGGCAGACACCTCGTATGAGGTTTGGCACCCTGTCCGAAAAGTCGAGTTCATATTGGACTCATAAGCTATTTATCACAAGGTAggcagtgagctcgttcaaccacctaatcataaagaataaagaatatttataattttaatcacaCATACATATTGttgatatatatattattatatactcttGATACACCCTCTTTAGAATCAAATAAATTAGGTGCTGTATCAGCATGTTCATCTAAGcatgcaaaggcaataaattaaaagatacatgacgtttaattttgtttattttataggtTATTGACTTTACAAGAATTATGGAATAATTTTCACGCATATTAGTGACTTTTGATTGTTCGAAATaccctaaatatataatatatgtcttAATGTGTATTAAGAGCAGAACAAAGATTTGCCTGAAATTTCAACCATTGCAATATTTTGTCGTCTTTTTTGAAATGCAAAATCATATTATCGATCAAGATAATTATTAAAAGGCAACGATTTTAAATCGTTAAATCGAGTATACTATTAGAAGTTTCCCTTTGCGAATGATACAAAAAGTCAAGGCTGACAATGACAAACGAGACGTCACATTGACAATATTAAGTCAACAAACTTTAACCTCCTGAAGAATgcatatcaaaataatattacggAGTAGAATTTAACGTAATGATTAGGAATATAATACGTACCGGCCGGTGGCTGGTGCGGCTGCAAATCAATAGTCTCGCCCCCATCGCGATACGAAAAAGCAGTAGTATACTAAAAGACTTCAGACTGAATGTTAGTTGTGGTTTTAATAACCGAAGATTATCTGATAATATCCGCAATGAAGAGGAACCTCTAGTATTTGAAGAGGCTTGCAACGAGACCTTAGAGTCGCTGTGTGATTTTTTTGAGCAGTTAATCGAAGATGCACCGAATTTGAAAGGAGCTGACGTAACATACAGCGTAAGTTAAATTTTCAATGTGGGTAACTACATACTTAACCACTTCTTActtaataatttctttaaagTGGACATTATAAAACCTTTTGCAAAAACTTTAGTTGTGAGAGAAACTGAATCCAATAATAAAAGGTGGAATTGAATGAAACAAATG
Coding sequences:
- the LOC134199322 gene encoding frataxin homolog, mitochondrial, which gives rise to MIRNIIRTGRWLVRLQINSLAPIAIRKSSSILKDFRLNVSCGFNNRRLSDNIRNEEEPLVFEEACNETLESLCDFFEQLIEDAPNLKGADVTYSDGVLTISLGKHGTYVINRQIPNKQIWLSSPTSGPKRYDLVLEGGGYWIYKHDGVTLHKLLQQEISVIVKDKVDLSKCSHSLV